In Acomys russatus chromosome 16, mAcoRus1.1, whole genome shotgun sequence, the DNA window taTCAATGCCGTCCTTGGCTATATAAGCCACAACTCAgaacaaaattaaactaaaagaaacaataaaagaagCTCCAAAGAAAACAGATATAAATGGCTAGGAAAGGCAGCTCTGAAATAGACAGTTTATAAAGTATGCACAGAAGCATAAGTGTAAtccactcaaacacacacagtcaGAGAGGAcagttttaataaattaattgaaagTAGCATTGGtgcaaggccaggctggtctacaaagaaagtccaggtcagccaaggttaacacagagaaaccctgtctcaaaacaaacaaacaaacaaaaagaaagaaagaaagaacgcaGCATTGAATAGAATCCATTTCAAGTACAtactgaaaaacaggaaaaaacaaccATATCTTCATTACTGCTTAGCATGTAAGTACGTCCCTGATGGACACAGTGCGATGGAACCCATTTGGAAGGATACAGCAGAGTGGCTCGTTTTGGTGACACAGGACATGAAGTCACAGGGAATGAGATGGTCTCCTGTGTTGCATCTCCAGCCTTTTTGCTTAATTGCTGACTGTCTTTACTGCAGCCACTGTCTTCGGGACTGAAGCCATTTTGAGCAATTTCAGTttgctcttccatttcctcttccccaTCTTGTATGACGTCACTATAATCAAAAACTGACTCCACATTGATAGTAATGTCTCGGAGACAGTCATCAGCAATGCTACGATGTTAATTGAAAGCAAGAGGTTAATTCTTTTCACTATTTGAACTTCTGAAAGTTCAGTTTCTAAGCATTCAACATTTTAGAAGTCAGTAAGTCACGGATTTAAATGGCACCAAGGGAATGAAAACACAAGCCCTAACTTACCTCAAGAAAAGTTTTAAGCAAGCACAGGTGGTAGACTCAGGAATGTCAGGGAACTGCTGCAGACACAGCTGTAACATCTGCACGTCCCTGTGCTCTAGGGCAATCTCCATCAAGCCAGGGCACAAGCTGAGACCGGAAAGTAagacaattaataaaaaacttgataaagggctggagagatggctcagaggttaagagcactggctgctcttctaaaggtcctgagttcaatttttaGCAACAACCCATagtgatttggtgccctcttttggcctacaGGTAGGCAAAacatgtatacattaaaaaaaaaagttaagcgggcgtggtggcgcacacctttaatcccagcactcgggaggcagaggcaggcggatcgctgtgagttcgaggccagcctggtctacaaagtgagtccacgatagccaaggctacacagagaaaccctgtctcgaaaaaacaaaaaaaaaaaaaaaaaaccaaaaaaaaaaaacaaaacaaggtccaagacagccagagctgttacatagagaaaccctgtttcgaaaaacaaacaaacaaagttgagaaaaagccaggcatggtggcacacacctttaatcccagcactcgggaggcagaggcaagtggatcgctgtgagttcgaggtcggcctggtctacaaagtgagtccaggccaagtaaggctacacagaaaaaccctgtcccaaaaaaccaaaaaaaaaaaaaagttcagacaAAATATTTACTCTACAAATGTCTTCcctgtatgtgtacctgtgtaccacatgtatgtacgcctgtgtaccacatgtgtgcctagtgtctATAAGAGCGCACTAGGTTCCCTGgtacttgtgagctgccaagtagCTGCCGGGAAAATAAAGCCAGGTGCTTTGCAAAAAGAGCAAGTGCTTTCTAgcgccactttttaaaaaaagagggggtCACTAAGAGATTCAGGCTGCCTTGGCCTACTGACTGTtagatcacaggcatgcagccTCACCGCTGCCTTAGTTcctcccttattttctttttttgagacaaggtttccctgtttaacagccccggctgtcctgaaactggacttgtagaccaggctggcctccaactcagagatcccgctgcttctgcctcctacgtgcttggactaaaggtgtgcaccaccacgcctggtgtcTTTAAGGTTCTTTACTAGCAGCTGGGGTAGACTATGTGGCTCTTAGGTTGAGGGTACAATGTAAATGAGTTTGGTATTTGGGTTTCAAATGCAGTGAACAGCTCAAGGGAAAGCGTGGGAACCTAAAAACAGCAATGCTGAGAGAGATGGGCACAGCGGAACAAGAGACTCTTAGGAACTGAGCTATGGGCCATTTGTGTGGTATTCTGACCAAGAACCTGGCCTCCTTCTGTCCACTTCCTTAGAACATACATGAAGCTCAACTGGGCAATAGTTGACTCGTTTGTTTCCTAGAGGAAATGTAAAAGGAGATCATttagtgctgggtgtggtggtgcacggaCGCCTGCAACCCTAGGACTCAGGGAGCTGTGTCAGTTCAGTTTAGGGccaccagagctacacagaaaaaccctgtctccaaaaacaaaaaacaaacaaaaatcatctaGTTTGATACTGAGAAGCCATCTGTAACTATTAAAGAAATCAATGTCATTAACCAGAAACCTTTTATTACACTTGACAATAAGAAAGCTGTCCCAAGGGCAAACTCCATCCCTCTGAGGCTCTACCTAGTGAATACACAGGCTCATTTAAAGGGAATCTAAGCCGAAGAAGATCCCTGCTCCTCAAATGCAACTGCCTAGCACCAGCACCAAGGAGCTGATCGAGCTGTCATCCAAGCCGCACCTTATCCAGGCAATAACGGTCTGAGGCCAAAGAGGCCAGCAATGTGTGGCAGGGCTGAGTTCCTACAAAGGGGTTCACACGCCCACTGCGTGAGGCTGAGGAGGTGAGGTCTATGTGTTGAAGCCCATGTCACCACAGGCACAGGATAGGGAACTAGACTACAAGCACACCTAGATGACAACCtttctggttgtgtgtgtgtgtgtgtgtggtggagacGAAACTCTTGCTACTTCTTTCTTTACCCCTCACGCCTCGGACTGCAGGTGGGCTGTCATACCCCACTATACTGCTACTAGGTTCTGGGAGGCCACACTCCAGCCCTGATATTTACTCACTGAGCACCTCCTCGTGAACATTTTtacatagggggaaaaaaaaaaaacaaaaacagaaacaaaaaatccaCAAGTATAAAAAAACAAGGTTAAAAATGCTGACTATCAAGTGTGAGACACGTATCTACCTGTAGGAAAGCACGTGTGTTTGGATGAGCTGCATCAGACAGTTCCGGGGATAAAATGATTGTTCTGCTTTGCATCTTCCCAGAAGCCCCGCCACTATATCCCCAATTACAGTATGAAAGTCAGGTGTTGACTTAGCCAAGAATTTTCGTAGTTCTACTTCAATGTGTTTTTCCGAATCTTTCTGAAAGAGTAGAATTAATGAAATTTAGTTTGGTACATTAAGAAATGTCATTCTGAACTAAAAATAAGTCTATCAGCACATTTTGTCAAAAGATGTAATATCCATGCAACCCACTAAAGCAAGATGACATTAAATTACACacgagaacacacacacatagacacagtctgcaaaagaggaaaaatacaagGGTTTATAAACCCAGATACTCAGAGTCTACATTACAAACATGGTGCAGAGTATGAGATACAGGAGGGCAGCGCCAGATCACTAATTCGTCAGATAGTAGAGTCAACTAAGGTGGTTGAAAATACACAATACAAATGTTGACCATAGCTAACGTTAAACCTTACGACATgtagaatggggctggagagatggctcagcagttaagagtacttgctgctcttgcagggaaactgggttcaattcccaggacctgtTTAGTAGCTTAACTTCCTAGACATTCTGGTGGTGCGCGTTCATACGCACAAAATAACTGGATAGGGTTCTTCATCCCACCTTTGTTTGGGTCCCGTGAGaaaagtgcctttacccactgacccatctcaagAGCCccatttccaattttctttctttctttttttttttttttttgttttttgttttttgagacagggtctctctgtgtagccttggctgtcttggacttactttgtagaccaggctggccttgaactcacagagattcacccacctctgcctcccaagtcctgggattaaaggtgtgcgccaccatgcccaacccccagttttcttttttttaaatttatctttattaccctacacagtgagttctaggatagtgaaggctacccagagaaaccctgccttgaaaaacaaaaaaaccaatcaaccaaccaaaattacctttattattaataaaagttGCTTGAATCCTGGAACTTCTGGTTGTaaatttgtttcaattttttttctccttggctgTAAGTAAATTGATTGATTAGGTTTTCAAAATAATGCAAAAGACCTATCTAAAATTTAGaagactacaaaacaaacaagcatactAGGTatgatcatattctttttttgttgttattatttgttttttgagacagggtttctctgtgtaaccttggctgtcttggatttgtagaccaggctgaccttgaactcatagtgatccatccgccagcctctgcctcctgagtacagggattaaaggtgtgcgccaccatgcctggcttcatatttttaagaaaatataaaaagggctggagagatggctcagacgttaagagcactgtctgctcttccaaaggtcccttgagttcaattcctagcaaccacagggtggctcatgaCCGtgtgtaatgagatccagtgtcttcttgtggccggcaggcacacatgcggacagaatattatataaataataaataaatctaaaaaattaaaaaattaaaaaataaaaaaggtaattagttttttgggttttttttggttttttttttttttttttttttttttttttttttttttttggatacagaATCTCTCTATATGGTCTGAAACTTGCacagaccaggcttgcctcaaactaaaaaatatctacctgcctttgccgtctgagtcctgggattagagtcatgtgccatcatgctcagctAGTGTTCATTGttgtctacatgtatgcatgtgtagtaTGTTAAGTGCCTggtcccatggaggccaggagagggagttagatcccctgaactggagttatagatggttttgagctgccatgttgaTGCCAGGAACAAACTCTGCTCCTTtataagagcagccagtactcttttttaaaaaattttatttatttattatttatacagtgttgtgcctgcctgcatgtatgtacacctgcatgccagaagagagcataggatcacattatagatgattgtgagtcaccatgtggttgctgggaattgaacttaagaccttttgaagagcagccagtgcttttaacctctgagccatctctccagccccaatcacatattcttaaaaacaagctttattataaataaaatgttttatttatttggtttttctgtgtaagagccttggctgtcctagacccactttgtagaccaggctagttttgaactcatagacctctcgagtactgggattaaaggcatgagccattcTTGCCTGGCATAAAGTACTTTTATTACAACTTtgaaattaaatacattaaagtgtggtgggtttttttgtttgtttatttgtttgttttctgagacagagtttctctgtgtagccttcgctgtcctggactccctttgtacagtttttgttttttttttaaacttaggctggtctggaacctattacatagtccaggctggcctcaaacttgcaatcctccctACTTGGCCTCCTAATCACCGGAATTAGAGGCATCCAGCTTTAGttttaggcttttgtttttgttttaaacttaaaCTAAAACCTCTATACCCAGGAGGGAATTACTGGTAATTGCAAATTGGCCTCTTTTCCTACCTGGGACTTAGTTAATACCACACACACccttaaatattaaaacacactagggctggagagatcgtCCAGTATTATCACCGAGAACATttgctgcacttgcagaggacctgagtctggttcccagcacccacacggcagttcaaaaccacctataactctagttccaggggacctgacttTTTTCTCACATCCGCTGGTAGAGTACATGCATAACTGGGTccttaaacataaaacaaataatattaaaaaaaaaaaaaaaacagctagtTTTGCCAAGTATCACTTTGGATAAAAACTACAATGTCACAATGCTGAAGTCCTATTACTGAGATGAAGATGTAAGAGGCACACAGATATTTTAAGCTAATAAagccttttcctatttttttttttttttttgaacattcaCACTAACATTTCTCATTCAGCTAATGAACTTACAGTTTTTGACTGCTCTGCACTGCAGGACCCAAGTTCATATCCTGAACACGTTTCCCAGTTTACAAAATGGGGCATGGAATGAGTGCCtaaggaaacacaaaacaaattactGGACTATTTGACCTAACAGCATCAAATTCAAGagcaaaataaaactaattatgCACAATTTATGAGAGTTTTCAAACTAGGcaatggtggtacactcctttaatttcagcactagctaggcagaagcaggtagatctctgagataGAAACCAGAGTAAGTGCTAGGATagtaaaggctacacagggaaagcctATCTagaaaaacccaaaggaaaaaaaagaaatcgggTACTAATAAAATGGTCTGAGTTGACAAAATCAAAATCCTACCTGACTCTTGAGTAGGCTTGAGCTTTCCAAGAGCGCTGGCTAGAGATGACACTTCACACTTGTACGGAATCACAGTTAGACACTTTCCATGTAGCATAAATAGTATTTCCCCATGATACCAGAGCTGGAAAAAGCAGCACACATTTTTCTGAGGTCCGACTCTACAAAAGCCAGTAACCAATTAGCATGCATTCATTGCATCAAATGatgcctttcattttatttcacacacaATCGCCTGCCCTTGACCCTCGTTTactgccccacccactccctcctGTTGCTCAGCTTCTTTCCTCATCCCTGTTCCACTCTCATGCCTTATACAAATTTAAGTCTCGTTTCAGCAATGAAATAAaactccaatttttaaaaaatttcaccTACTTTTCctataaatgacattttattctTCCTTATGACTTAAGTTCCATTATGTAACACGTATCACATTGTATTCAGCCACTGATGGGCATACAGGCTGCCTCTTTAACTCAGCGTTACCATGTAACAGCAACACTTCATGAGCTATCTCAGAACAAGACTGGGtttcactatgcagctctggccatcctggaaggcacaggcagatcagggctggcctgcaactcaagagatctgctggcctatgcctctagagtgctgggattaaaggtgtgtgtcacaattgccctgaaaatatttaattctttaagtAATTTCATGGTAATATTTACTATATAAAGGCTAATTTATTAGAAATAGTTAATAGGtttaatacacagaaaataaaatgctcaggaatggagagatggctcagtggttaagagcactgtctgctcttccaaaggacctaggttcaattccaagcacatggtagctcacaactgtctataactccagtttcaggtgatctgacaccctcacaccaatgcatataaaataaaattagataaattaaaaaaaaaatcaaataaaatgctCAAACAAAAGAAGAGCTAAAAACAAACGAATTGTTCTACTCTGATCTAAAATGTAGTACTTTGAAAGTCATACAGAGATGGGCAGTGTTGTTgcccacttttaatcccagcactctagaggcagaggcagatgccagcctggtttacagatcaAGTTCCAAAACATCCAGAGCTAAATAGAcaaaccttgtcaaaaaaaaaaaaaaaaaaaaaaaaaaaaaagaaagaaagaaagaaagaaaagaataagctgttaaaacaaaaactcaaccaaTGTAATCTCTTTGGTAAAAAGTAAATTatacccaggtgtggtggtgcatgtttttaatccagcatttggaaggcagaggcaggctggtctctgagttcgaggacagcctggtctacaaagtgatccaggagagccagggctattatatagagaaactctgtctcaaaaaaccaaaaaataaaaaataagtcaatGCTACTTCTAGTTTTCTTCAGAGGACAGTTAACAGAAACTTAAGCAACCAGCAGCAGGAAGGTATACACCTAAAgctctggcactcaggaggctacgGCAGGAGAACTGCAAATGtgaggccacccagggctacatagcaacacCTTACCTCAACCAACAACCCAaacctgaacaaaacaaaaacccataacaAACAAAGTAAGGAAAAACCCGAACATACTTGCCCACTGGTTCCTTGTGGCAGCTCTTTTGATGTCTGCAATGTTTGAAACTTTATGTTCCATATGGAGAGGCAATCTATAATGTAAGTTACAAAAAGTTCAGAAACAGACCTAAATATCTACAaatatggctacacagagaaactctgtctcaaaaaaacaaaacaaaacaaaaaccccccaaaataaataaataaataaaaagcaagatggggctagagatatggctcagaggttaaaagcaccctctgctcttgcagaggtcctgagttcaattcccagcaaccacatggtggctcataaccatctatcatgagatctggtgccctcttctgatgtgcaggtgtatatgcaggcagaacactgtatatgtaataaataaatcttaaaaaaaaaaaaaaaaaaagcaaaatgagtaAACTGCCAGAGGAATTCAAACAAATGAGACACAAGATAAGTAGGAAGTAGAGTGGACAAGCTCCAAGGGAAAATTAAAATGGCAGACAATCAAGAAAGAAGAGCCctgagttggagagatggctcagaggttaaaagcaccgcctgctcttccaaaggtcctaagtttaattcctagcaaccacatagtggctcacaaccatctataatgttatctgatgccctcttatggagtgcaggtatacataataaataaatataataaaagaaaataaaaaagaagagccCAGGACCAGAACCAGATGACCTCAGCACTGAATTCCAATAGTCATAAAATCAGCACCAGACCCTTTTAGAATATAGAAGAAATAAGTCCTAACCCTCTAGTAAATCCGTATTACCCCAAGACCAAAgccaacacacatgcaggcatgcatgctcacatgaacacacacagagaggcatgcACTAATAGCACAAATAGTAAAACTTAGAAAAGTTGCAGGCATAAAAGCAACACataggccgggtggtggtggcgcacacctttaaccccagcccttgggaggcagaggtaggtggacctctgtgagttcgaggccagcctggtctgagtccaggacagccaaggctacacagagaaactccatcttgaaaacaaaacaacaacaaaaaccaaaacaaaacaaaacaaaacaaaaaaccaaaaaaccccaacacaTAAAACCAGCTAAGTTTCTACAGCCGATAAAGGGAAGCTCTGAAAAGGAAATGtttatattaacatttaaaagaataatttaacCAAGGAGGGAAAGGGCTGAGGGCACAGTAAAGGCCCCAATAAGGAAGACATAAACAGATGGAGTCCATGAGGTGGAAGTGGCACTGGCATGGGGCACACACCTGTCGCCCTAGCGCTTGGGGAGCTGGGGTAGGAGGATCTtgggatcaaggccagcctgggcgacaCAGGGGGATTCTGCTGAAAACaaggagagatgacagagacgAGAGGCTGAACGCTAACTTTGACTGTTAGGTGATCTCATTACCCTTAGAAGCTGGAAGTGGAGGTCCCAGGACGGCTATGTGGTCTTGATCCAGGAAGGTGAGGGCCAGACCATTTCGAGCACCACCAGACACAACTGCCTTGAGCATCAGTGCTCTACCTAacctctgatttttttctgtgtcactTGAATACATTGGTATCAAGGTTTCATATATACACCCATCAGAGCCTGTTGGGAGAAAGTATTTGTTGTTTATTAATGGGAAAAGGACAGTTTGTATTTACTGTAGTTAAAGGTATTAGGGTGTTTCTAAGACTATAAATCCATAAATAACACAACTGTAACGCTGAACAATTGTATCACTCTAGGCTATCTCTCAAcagatatattaaaatttttataaatgggGTCAGTAAAATGGCCTGCAAGGTACAGGCACCAAACACGACAGCCTGAGCATGATCACTGACGCCcacacagtggagggagagaactgcaagttgttctctggcctcaaAATGGAAGCCAAGGCACAAACACAGAAGAGTACACACTACATAATGCCAGAGCATTGTGTGTAAGTGTAGGGGAAACATTGGAGGTGTAACTCAATTGGTAAAAATGCTTGCCTACTGTTTGGTCCCTAGCACACATAAAACCAGGCACGGCTGAACACACTGTAgtctcagcacctggaaggcagaggcaggaggatcagaatggtcatccttagctacgtgtaactttttttttttccctgaggcagggtttctttgtgtaacagaaccctggctgtcctggacttgctttgtagacgaggctggtctcaaactcagagatctgcatgcccctgcctcctaagtgctgggattataggcatgtatcgCAATGGCCAGTttgtgactttaaaaacaaaacaaaaaaaaaggtattgTATTATTTGTCGTTGTTTATGGTAAACTTAACAAAAAATTCCTATGATGGCCATGGAGGAAAACTGCAGAAGCTTAGGAATCTACATCAAGTACAACCCTCTAACAACCTCCTATTACCAACTGTGacattaaagaaaacttacttAGCGACACCAGGGAGATGAATTTCCCATCCAAACGTGCAGTAAAATTTGGTTTAacagtgttttcttgttttccaagTAAGAGTGTGTATTTGCTTAAGGTGTGTGATTTGCACAACTGTACGTAAGCAAAATAATTCTCAtgctgcaaaacaaaaaaaaatattttataaatattggaCTTTAACTAACTTTAGTTAAACATTAAAATTAGAAGTTATTGCTCCGTTCTAATGACTTCAACAAATACTTAAAAACTGCTTGCAACAAGTTCCAGGCTACTAAGGACGGCAGAGAAGCTTGGGAAGCAGGAGCTGTGCTGCTGCTATATCCCCACCCTTGTCCTTTAAAACAAGTGCATCATGCATCGCCTTCCTCAGCCAGTAcatgttttattctatttatttatttgtttgctttttgaggcagggtttctctgtgtagccttggctttgtagaccaggctagccttgaagccatagtgccctgcctctgcctccccagtgctgggattacaggtgtgtgccacttggttcctcctttgtcttttgagacacggtctcgcTATGTAGCACAAGCTGACCGTAATCTCTTCATCTTCCTGCGCCATTCTcccaagtgtttgggattatggaatGTTGTAATTATAGGCATGGCTTCAGTTAAATTTACAATGTTGGCTTAATTTTGTCCTTAAGGAAATATCACGATGGGTACCGCTGGGtagcagaggacctggggacCCCCGGCTCAGCAGCCGTCGCAGGCTATGGTGGCTTGTGGAAATATGGCAAAGACAAGCAACAGACCCCTGTGACCAAGTTGGACCACCTGGTcaaggacatgaagatcaagtgCCTGAGGATCTGCCTGTTTTCCTTGCCATCCAGGAATCTGAGTTACTGACTTCCTGGAGCATCCCTAAAGAATGAGGCTCTAAAAATCGCACCACGACAGAAGCAGAGTAGGGATGCCAGCAGACCTGGCTCAAGGCTTATGTTGCTATTGGGGACGACAACGGTCACGTGAATCTTGGTGTTAAGCAGTCTAAAGAGGTAACTACTGCCATCTGAAGGCCCAGGGCCCTGGCCAAACTTTCCATTTTTCCTGTGTGGGAAGGGCTGATGGGAAACAAGATTTGCAAGCCCCACTGTCCAAGCATCAGCAAGGGGCTGTTACCACTATCATCTTTGATGGCATCTCCAAGACTGATAAGCTACCTGATCCCACAGCcctggaaagagactgtgttcaccaagGCCCCATACTGGGCAATCT includes these proteins:
- the Nol11 gene encoding nucleolar protein 11 isoform X2, yielding MATLEEEFTLSTGVLGAGPEGFLGVEQSDKADQFLVTDGGRTVVLYKVSDQKPLGSWSVKQGQCITCPAVCNFQTGEYIVVHDHKVLRIWNNEDVTLDKVFKATLSAEVHRIHSVQRTEPLVLFSRGAARGLEALLTEPQQNIEAVIPDEEVIKWSEVFMLFKQPVLIFITENHENYFAYVQLCKSHTLSKYTLLLGKQENTVKPNFTARLDGKFISLVSLSSDGCIYETLIPMYSSDTEKNQRLGRALMLKAVVSGGARNGLALTFLDQDHIAVLGPPLPASKDCLSIWNIKFQTLQTSKELPQGTSGQLWYHGEILFMLHGKCLTVIPYKCEVSSLASALGKLKPTQESGTHSMPHFVNWETCSGYELGSCSAEQSKTPRRKKIETNLQPEVPGFKQLLLIIKKDSEKHIEVELRKFLAKSTPDFHTVIGDIVAGLLGRCKAEQSFYPRNCLMQLIQTHVLSYSLCPGLMEIALEHRDVQMLQLCLQQFPDIPESTTCACLKLFLSDVIQDGEEEMEEQTEIAQNGFSPEDSGCSKDSQQLSKKAGDATQETISFPVTSCPVSPKRATLLNAVLHSAYSEPFLLPHLKDIPAKHITLFLQYLYFLYLKCSGNATMTLPGKSPPTVSQIMDWICLLLDANFTVVLMIPEAKRLLLNLYNFVKSQISIYSELNKIEVSFRELQKLNQEKSSRGLYSIEVLELF
- the Nol11 gene encoding nucleolar protein 11 isoform X1; its protein translation is MATLEEEFTLSTGVLGAGPEGFLGVEQSDKADQFLVTDGGRTVVLYKVSDQKPLGSWSVKQGQCITCPAVCNFQTGEYIVVHDHKVLRIWNNEDVTLDKVFKATLSAEVHRIHSVQRTEPLVLFSRGAARGLEALLTEPQQNIEAVIPDEEVIKWSEVFMLFKQPVLIFITENHENYFAYVQLCKSHTLSKYTLLLGKQENTVKPNFTARLDGKFISLVSLSSDGCIYETLIPMYSSDTEKNQRLGRALMLKAVVSGGARNGLALTFLDQDHIAVLGPPLPASKDCLSIWNIKFQTLQTSKELPQGTSGQLWYHGEILFMLHGKCLTVIPYKCEVSSLASALGKLKPTQESGTHSMPHFVNWETCSGYELGSCSAEQSKTPRRKKIETNLQPEVPGFKQLLLIIKKDSEKHIEVELRKFLAKSTPDFHTVIGDIVAGLLGRCKAEQSFYPRNCLMQLIQTHVLSYSLCPGLMEIALEHRDVQMLQLCLQQFPDIPESTTCACLKLFLSIADDCLRDITINVESVFDYSDVIQDGEEEMEEQTEIAQNGFSPEDSGCSKDSQQLSKKAGDATQETISFPVTSCPVSPKRATLLNAVLHSAYSEPFLLPHLKDIPAKHITLFLQYLYFLYLKCSGNATMTLPGKSPPTVSQIMDWICLLLDANFTVVLMIPEAKRLLLNLYNFVKSQISIYSELNKIEVSFRELQKLNQEKSSRGLYSIEVLELF